In the Prochlorococcus sp. MIT 1307 genome, one interval contains:
- a CDS encoding DUF5989 family protein, which produces MEAFLDLTKDIWDFLRARKKYWLAPLIITIVLMGALIIFTQGSVVAPFIYSIF; this is translated from the coding sequence ATGGAAGCTTTCTTAGATCTCACCAAAGATATCTGGGACTTTTTAAGAGCTCGTAAGAAATACTGGCTAGCACCTTTAATTATAACAATTGTTTTAATGGGCGCCTTAATTATATTCACTCAGGGCTCTGTTGTCGCTCCATTTATTTATTCAATTTTCTAA
- a CDS encoding SxtJ family membrane protein, producing MTNSISKKQLREFGFLIGFGFPILIGWLLPAIGGHVFRFWTLWIASPALVLGILKPHLLLYPYRGWMALGYGLGWINSRIILGLVFLIVLQPIAYIMRVFGYDPLRKKESNEKSYRENKQNHQTDLTRIF from the coding sequence ATGACAAATTCTATTTCCAAAAAACAATTACGTGAATTTGGATTTCTCATTGGATTTGGATTCCCAATTCTTATTGGATGGCTACTTCCAGCAATTGGGGGACATGTTTTCAGGTTTTGGACTTTATGGATAGCTTCTCCTGCTTTGGTTCTTGGGATTCTGAAACCACATTTACTTTTATACCCATATAGGGGATGGATGGCATTAGGATATGGACTTGGATGGATTAATAGTCGTATTATTCTTGGATTAGTTTTCCTTATAGTACTTCAGCCCATTGCTTACATTATGAGAGTTTTCGGTTACGACCCTCTTAGAAAAAAAGAAAGCAATGAGAAATCTTATAGAGAAAACAAACAAAACCACCAAACAGATTTAACCCGCATCTTCTAA
- a CDS encoding carbamoyltransferase, which yields MVKKKQKIILGISCFYHDSAAALIRDGEIVSAVQEERFSRKKHDAEFPVNAIRYCLKSQNIDLRDIESIVYYEKPLLTFERLLETYLGAAPRGGRSFIAAMQVWLKEKLFLKAGLKKKLKSLQQELVPEMEPQIPELLFSEHHLSHAAAAFYPSPFEKAVILCMDGVGEWATTSTWIGNHNTIKPLWEISFPHSLGLLYSAFTYYCGFKVNSGEYKLMGLAPYGEPNYVKEIKDNLIDIQDDGTFRLNISYFKYHRGFRMTGRKFHQLFGAPPRGNETELTQFHMDLAASIQVVTEEIVIKIARSLQKETGINKLCLAGGVALNCVANGKLYKEKIFEEIWIQPASGDAGSALGAALIGWHQQLNKPRQIKPNDSMKGTYLGCEFSNEEIVSYLEKVNASFETQEDEELFERLAQCLDEGKIIGWFNGAMEFGPRALGGRSIIGDPRNQTMQSVMNLKIKYRESFRPFAPSVLEEDVASQFEMDTKSPYMLLVAPIKKELCRKMTEEEQRLFGIDKLNIIRSSLPAITHVDYSARVQTVSKKTNPRYYHLISAFKRKTGCPTIVNTSFNVRGEPIVCTPQDAYRCFMRTEMDILVLQNQILLKSEQPNTEQDETWKQEFELD from the coding sequence TTGGTCAAAAAGAAACAGAAAATAATTTTAGGAATTTCATGTTTCTACCATGACAGTGCTGCTGCCTTGATTCGTGATGGCGAGATTGTTTCGGCAGTGCAAGAAGAACGATTTTCTAGAAAGAAGCACGATGCTGAATTTCCTGTAAACGCAATTCGCTACTGCCTTAAATCCCAGAATATTGATCTCAGAGATATTGAATCCATTGTTTATTACGAGAAGCCACTATTAACATTTGAGCGCCTCTTGGAGACATATCTCGGTGCTGCACCAAGAGGCGGTCGCTCATTTATTGCCGCAATGCAAGTTTGGTTAAAAGAAAAATTATTTTTAAAAGCCGGGCTCAAGAAGAAATTGAAGTCTTTACAACAAGAACTAGTTCCAGAAATGGAGCCCCAAATCCCAGAATTACTCTTCTCAGAGCATCACCTATCTCATGCCGCCGCTGCATTTTATCCAAGTCCATTTGAAAAAGCAGTAATACTTTGTATGGATGGAGTAGGAGAGTGGGCTACAACTTCTACTTGGATTGGAAATCACAACACTATAAAACCTCTCTGGGAAATTAGTTTTCCTCATTCACTAGGCCTTCTCTACTCAGCATTCACTTATTACTGCGGATTTAAAGTAAATTCTGGCGAGTACAAATTAATGGGTCTAGCACCCTATGGAGAACCAAACTATGTAAAAGAAATCAAAGATAATCTAATTGATATTCAAGATGATGGCACTTTCAGATTAAACATTAGTTATTTTAAATATCATCGTGGGTTCCGCATGACAGGTCGGAAATTCCATCAACTCTTTGGAGCACCTCCAAGAGGAAATGAAACAGAGCTAACTCAGTTTCATATGGATTTAGCGGCATCTATTCAAGTGGTAACAGAAGAAATTGTCATCAAGATTGCAAGATCGCTACAAAAAGAAACCGGTATAAATAAGCTTTGTCTTGCAGGTGGTGTTGCCTTAAATTGTGTAGCTAATGGCAAGTTATATAAAGAGAAAATCTTTGAGGAGATATGGATTCAACCGGCGAGTGGGGATGCAGGTTCTGCCTTAGGTGCAGCACTTATTGGTTGGCATCAGCAATTAAATAAGCCTCGACAAATCAAACCTAATGATTCAATGAAGGGAACTTATCTTGGTTGTGAGTTCTCTAATGAGGAGATTGTTAGTTATTTAGAAAAGGTCAATGCTTCTTTCGAAACACAAGAAGATGAAGAACTCTTTGAAAGGCTTGCTCAATGTCTTGATGAAGGGAAAATTATTGGTTGGTTTAATGGCGCCATGGAATTTGGGCCTAGAGCACTAGGTGGAAGATCAATCATTGGCGATCCACGTAATCAAACGATGCAAAGTGTAATGAATCTCAAGATCAAATATAGAGAGAGTTTTCGTCCTTTCGCACCATCAGTTTTAGAAGAAGATGTTGCTAGTCAATTTGAAATGGATACCAAAAGTCCTTATATGTTGTTAGTCGCACCTATAAAAAAAGAACTCTGCAGAAAAATGACCGAAGAGGAACAGAGACTTTTTGGGATTGATAAATTAAATATTATCAGATCATCCCTTCCAGCAATTACTCATGTAGACTATTCTGCAAGAGTTCAAACAGTTAGTAAAAAAACAAATCCTCGTTATTATCATTTAATTAGTGCCTTCAAACGTAAAACTGGCTGTCCCACAATTGTCAACACCTCATTCAATGTAAGGGGCGAACCAATTGTTTGTACTCCCCAAGATGCCTACCGATGCTTTATGAGAACTGAGATGGATATACTTGTACTCCAAAATCAAATACTATTAAAGAGCGAACAACCAAATACAGAACAAGATGAAACTTGGAAACAGGAATTTGAATTAGATTAA